The genomic region TTTCCTTGAATCCTCCACTTAGATCGTCGAGCACGACGACGCGATGGCCCATCTTGAGCAGGTGTTCCGCGACGTGCGAACCGATAAAGCCCGCGCCTCCGGTCACCAGAGAAGAGCTTGTCCCTTCGATGTGATGTGAGTTCTGATAGTTCATAATAGGTAATTAAGTTTTCTGTACCTGGTTGGCTATGGCTGTTTCCACTCAGACGGCGTTCTCGACCATTCTTGGTGGAGGAGCCAGGGGTTCGTAACCTAAATTCGGCTCCTTGCCGCTGTTGATAAACTCAGCCGGCTTTAACCGGAGATTCCATTTGATTGCGACCGCATACATTTTCAGACGGTTTTGCAACGCTTCCGTGCGATTAAACTGGCTAAACAATTTGTAGCCGGCGTAACGAAGCCCCAGACCGAGCAGGTTGACCCGCCGAATCCGGACCAACCCCCTCATGCCGTAATGTTTGTAAAAGAAACGGTAACAGCTTCGGTAAGTCTCGAGCGCAAATTTGATGGGGAATCTACCAACGGATTGGCCGCCGAGGTGCGTTATCTCTGCGCCCGGGTAAAAGAGAATGGACGAACCCGATTTCCAAACGCGGAAGCATAAATCCGTTTCTTCAAAGTGATAAAAGAAGCGCTCATCAAAGCCGCCGAGGCGCTTCAGGAGCTCACCTCTGAACAAAATGCAACAGCCGGACTGAAACCCGATCGTTCGCTCACTGTGGCCCGCCCAGCCCTGGTAGACGTCCGAAGCGAAGGCCTCTGAAATGCGCCCCAGCCGCCTCAGGTACAAAGCGCTCACCAGATAACCGGAAACCGTCGGGATAGGGCGGGCCGGATTTTGGAACGAGCCATCCGGATTCAAGACCC from Verrucomicrobiota bacterium harbors:
- a CDS encoding glycosyltransferase family 2 protein; translated protein: MKLSIVIICWNDLKVIANCVNSIFQQTKKIDFEVIVSDNGSADGSVEYLREHFPEVRIVENGANLGFAKGNNAGIREARGQYILILNPDTVILDHALEKLVAFADTHPEAGAFGCRVLNPDGSFQNPARPIPTVSGYLVSALYLRRLGRISEAFASDVYQGWAGHSERTIGFQSGCCILFRGELLKRLGGFDERFFYHFEETDLCFRVWKSGSSILFYPGAEITHLGGQSVGRFPIKFALETYRSCYRFFYKHYGMRGLVRIRRVNLLGLGLRYAGYKLFSQFNRTEALQNRLKMYAVAIKWNLRLKPAEFINSGKEPNLGYEPLAPPPRMVENAV